CGCTGCATCAgctaaaaggggggggatgagtagtaaaaaaaaaaaaaaaaaaaaaaaaaaaaaaaaagaaagcctCCGTAGAagtttttctcttcactgAGGGAATTACTACAACGGTCAAAGCATGTTATTTTGTTCTCACTACAAATCATCATCCACCGCAACGCTGCTATTGTTAGACGTGACCGATAGCAAATCACGTGGGTCAATCTGGTCGTTGTACTTCTTCTTTAGCGgcttttccttcatgttTTTCGTCaaggatataatattttggaacatttcctcctttttcgaTTTCAGCTTATTTCTAACAGAGTtgtgataaattttttttttatccgcATTAGTGCTGAGGTGTTGTGCACTCTCTCTTTTGTTGGCACTTCCTACCGTTcccaattcttttttctgtttcccaTTTTCTAGCTCGTTACGCCTAGAACTTTCCACAGAAGATGCAATTGGGTTAAATGGGTTGCTTGAAaccattttcacattttcctttttaaatattttcgtTTCATTATCAACGAGAACCTTGGTCTTCGACCTGGCGAGCATTCTCCGCGCGGCCAAAGGGGTATTCGTAGTACCACttattttatccttcctGTTTTCCGAAGGATGCATCCCTTTGTTCATATTGAtcactttctttttgtttaaaaCGATGGTGTAAGGTGGTTTTTTCATAGAATTTAGCCTAGACAtggtttttctcctcttcaaGGCTACCGTGTTTTGCTTTTTGAGCTTCGGTTCGGCCATCGATTTTTGTTTGCTCAGAAtgctttttttcctatgTTGGAAGTTAATATTTTTGGTGGCGAAAGTGACGGTATCTCTTCTAAACCTCAGCGATTTCGTTCTCCCTATTGCTATTTTGGAGTTTTTATAagttaattcttttttctcagttttcttttttggtgTCATAATGTCTCTATTTGGGTAGTATCCTTTCCTGTATTTaggtgcaatttttttcgcagAAATAGCACTCCATttgtcttcctcatttgATGTAGACATTTGTGGGGTGTTAGTAGTTTCTCTTTTATGTCTTAACTGTACAACATCCTTTGCCGCTTCGTACTTTGGAATAGCTTGTCTGCATACTCTTCCGTAATGTTCAGACGCTTTCCCCCTTTCGGTATCGCGCTGATTGAACAAGCTGTGAGGAGTGTGAGGACTGTGAGGACTGCGGGGGCTGCGGGGACTGCGCGGACTGTTAGAATCATGGGCACCTCTCCCCGATAATACTCCCACTTTCAAACGCCCATTCGTAGTGTCCCCCATTTTACAGCTCTCAGTGACGCTATATTTATTCAACACATTTTCATGTTCGCAAATTTTGACCTGTTTGATAGGCTGCTTGTCGTTCTTATCTCGCTTTGCCCCGTCAACTGGTTGTACTTCCAACGTTTTGGgtgtttttctcttctcctgCGCATTCATTTTTGCGGCTACTATTTCGTTGTCGTACAAATCCTCTGCGTCCCTTTTCACTCGTACAGGTGTGTCGTACGGATTATCCCCACTTGTGCTCCCCTCTCTTTGATGCTTCCTACCATTTGGCCCCTTCTTTTCAATATCGTTTATGTACTggcttaagaaaccttcggCTTCGTTCTGCGCTTCCGCGTTATGTGGACTTGCACTTCCGCCATCGGAATCTGCAAACATCGTGCTGAATTGGTCTTCTCCTTTTACATCAAAATTGACTTCTTCCTCAGAGGGGGGTTTTCTGTCGTCGCTCAGGTCAGGATCACTCCTGAActgaaaaattttctcttctaTCTTCTGTAGCTTCTCCGACGAATTTCTATTTGCCTTTTCGTTGTAGCTGTAATGGTACTCAGGCTTGTCCACATTGATGTAGTTGGCGTAGTTCTCTATTGGCCTCTCCAATTCGTCACATGAGATTTCTACATCATTGGTACGCGGGTATGTACCTTCCAAGTCGTGCGCAGTGGTCATTTCGAACGAACTGTAAGGtgaatttccattttggctgTTTCCCTCCCGTGGATAATGAACCACAGGGTAGTCCCCAGTTTCATAAAAATGGTTCTCTTCATTATGCTGCGAGTTCCCCTGCAGTGGGTTGTAATCAATGGGGGAGCTCAATTTCGAAGCGAATAAGGCATTTATATGATCACTTATATGATCAGTTAGATGACCACTTTGATGGcgctttttctcctttttttcccgtttctcttttttacttttcttgtTCCCTCTACATTTGGAGCACTTTTCATATGGGGGATCTCGAGGAACTCCGTACGGGTAGGAAACAAATGGGTTGCACTGTCTATTCATTGTTTGCTGCGCCTTaataaggggggaaaatacGGACCCGTTCAGCGGTCCGCCCATAGAATACTTTTCGTGATATTCCTTGACATATGGGCCCTCCGGTTCTTTGCGGAAATATGGATTGTAAAGGAACTTCCTAGCTCTTATATCATTAACGAATGCATAGTCTTCTTGCAGCCTGTACAAAAGCTGCGCGTTTATGTTTCTGTACCCAGGGATACAACTGGCTTCCTCCATTATAGGCAAAAAAAGGTTCTATCAAAATGAAGTGTTGTATTCGTGACAGCGTGGCTAAATTGTAATTCGAGGGATACAGACATGGGGTAATAAAATGGaactcgttttttttttttttttttttttttttttttctaataaaTGATAGGTGTATGCTGTGGTAGTGAATTCGGCATCAAGCAGAATGTCAATGTATTGATGGGAAGCAAAAAAGACAATTTGTGAAAAATGTGAGTATATTAAAGCGTATATTATGTTGTGCCGTGTGTATAATTGTTGGAGACGTAGATTGGACacctttaaaaatgtaccttaaggattttgaaaaaaatgtaaaaaaaatgaatattccAATTTGGCAATCTTGctgagaaaaggaaatgaaaggatctatagaaaaaaaaaacataaaatataaacgcaccttattttttgcgttgatttagttttttcttttaacaaaTTGTAAAATGTCTGCACAAGTAgccaaaagggggaaaaaaaaaaacttaaaaatagCTCGAAATGGAACAACAATCTTgcctgttcatatatttttctcttttttacaaCGCTGAagctgttttttttggtgGCAAACGCATGCCGCGTGTGCAAAGGTAAGGGTGCGTGGTATACAGAACCGcggctatttttttaaatagctATTTTGCGTTATACCCTTttggggatttttttttttttttttttttttttttttttttttttcatgttcatttgttttgaAGCTGTTCATATACTCTTCCGAACAGAGCTACAGCCTATGGGGATAAAAATAGCGACAGTTCCCCCCAGCAAATTTTCAACTTAGGAGGAACGATACTTTACCGTTTAGGAGCCATATGGGGGAAACATTTAAAGGTGTTCTCCCGTTCGTTTTTATGCTACTAAAATAAATAGTGTGGTACAAATCCCCTTCTGCGCGAAAATCCGGAAAGAATATGCTATTTTGAAATGTACCTATATCACAGCAACAAGTGCGCGATCAAAAAAGGCATACCACTCTTCCGTAACGTAGTTAGTATATGCTTTTTGAGGAAGGCACAAAATGGGGATTTAGTAAAAAGGCGAAAGTTGTTTTGTAACACCAAGTTCATTTCTACCATTTCGGAAGAGCGTAAAACAGGATGTGAACAAGCGAACAGAGACCAGCCTTCCACTCCGTTTGGAAGTTACAATGAGAAAAGTAGCTATAAAGACATAAAAATtgtagaaaatgaaaaggaaggcaATGACGCCGCTGAAGAAATAAACCGAAACGACATCATCGCAGTTGATTTTGAGGGAACGAATTTAGGGAAATATGGAAAGGTATGCATAATGCAGGTGTACACGGAGGAAAGAACCCCGGGAGGAGTACACCCAAAAAGTGAGTGTTTATCCCGTGAGAAGTACTATATATTCGACTTACTAAAAATGTCAGTTATAaaaagtgttaaaaaaataatcgaaaataagaaaacaCTAAAATTGGTACACGACTGCAGGGAAGATAGCTCCGCCCTATACAACCAGCTGGGAATAAAATTCGAAAACGTTTACGATACGTCCAGGGCGCACATGCTACTGATGGAAAAGAACAGAAATAGTGACATCTATCAGGTAAGCTTTCTCCAACTCTTGAACGATTATTTGGGAATTAAGGATGATTGTTTAAGTAGcatcaaaaaggaaatgtataagaatgaaaaaatttgggAAGTGAGACCATTAAGTAAAATGTCTATCATTTATgccttaaaaaatgtgaagtaTTTATTCCCCCTGTACAGGATATTCGATAACAtgctttcaaaaaaaattgttttggAAAAATCGAAAGATTTTGTAAATTACTGTTTTATGAATTCGCGGTATAAATTACCCGTCGACTTAGCCAAACGGGGGAACGTTGTCCAAGCCATGTTGGTAAGTAAGTCGATGCTAAATTGTGTTTTTAAACTAAATAGTACACGGAAAGGAATTGCATGCACCCCATCCTCCGTTGCGCAGTTTCGTGATGTTAAGGTGGGCGATGTTGTTCTGTGTGTGATAAGCAACAAGTCCATAgatcaaaaaatattatatttgTGCAAGCATGACGATGTGTACGATTACTGGAATTTGAAGGAAAGACCGAGGGGGAAATTTAAGCCGTCAATACATGAGAATGCCACCGATCCGATGATTCAGTTTTGCGACGAGGAGGAATCAGCATAGAATATGGTAGGAGTTGTCACCACTCTAAAAATAGGAGGGTCTCTTTCGTGGGGTAAAGAACACACAAACATGCGCgtacgcatatgcatacatacagaCACTTCGTACGATGCGGCCTTGCGTGAACTTTTCTGTGCTTAACAAATTGGTTGAAAAGATATACTGGGGTGTAGGTCAACTCAGCTGAGATGCTCCGTCCGCTTTAGTGGAGGATCTTAGCGACGTGTTCGCCACGCCGCATATAAGTTCAAGGTGTAGTAAAGGGGGATTCTCCCATCGCGCAAGGAATTGTTGAACCGAACTGAGTTGAATCGAACGCAGTGTGTATTTGTACACTGTGTATCTGTGAATAAAAACCTGTTTGAATCCCTAATTGGGGAATTTTCGtgattgtatttttttctaacatTTTGAGGGGAGCCAATTTTGCGATGTGCTTTGCAGTCAAGCTGGAAGTGCCGGTGCAactgtcttttttttttttttttttttttttttttttctaattatGTATTTATTCGAGTATTCGTTTGTGCATTTATTTAATTACTCCCTTTGGGTGACTTCTTACGCCCATTAAGGGAAAAACCCAGGTGAATTcattgtaggggtatagccGTGTTGAAGCCCTATTCACGGCGCTGATCCTAAGTCCGCATCTAAGGTCCTGCAGTGTGCAGGCGAAAAAACTGCCACGTAGAAGCACCACCCAGTGGGTACCTTCACGGAGGGAGGAAAAGCGCACCTCCTGTTTATATCGAACTGATCGCACATATGAGGGTTAGCATGTGTTCCCGTTTACCTTCGCGCTGGgtgaaaagaagcaaaaaaaaaaaaaaaaaaaaaaaaaatacatatgttaggaaaggagaaaaacaaaaactaACCTTTCACATACACCATAAAGGCACCATAGCTACAATATTTGCAGCATTCCCGTTTATAACTGTAATCGCGTAAATAATTGCGCACATGGGGTGTTCCGGAAATGAGGCTGATGTGGATCTTCCAAGGTGCCGACAGAATAAAGGAGCCCTTTATAAATGTAGATGTGCGCATGCTCATACGCAggtccatttttaatttataatttattttatcctttaaaTGGCACAAGCTCGAAATTGGGAAGAGAGAAGGAGGTGTTCCATTTGTATGTGTGCCATATGTACGTGCACCATTTGTATGTGTACCATTTGTATGTGTACCATTTGTATGTGTACCATTTGTGAGCcacaaaatatattatcAAGTTGATACTGCCTCTGAGATATCAATAATAACTCTTTGGCCGCCACTCCCGGGTAAATATTTCAACAAGGACGCGGCTAAAAGGTAACATCGGGAAAGTTGCGGAAGGATGAACGGAACGAGATCCTACAAATGGGTAATAATTTTTAGTATGAAAAGGGAGGCAACTGTACCTTGCCTCTGTTGTGTGCGCCGTGGGCATGCATCTGTTTGTTTTTTGTCCAGTCCAGTGGGCGCTTGCGGAAGGTGTTCTTTTCCGGCCGTGTTGACCTTAGGACGGTTGGAGTGCTCAGCCTTAGCGCAGTTTATAGCCTTAGCGCAGTTTATAGCCTTAGCGCAGTTTATAGCCTTAGCGCAGTTTATAGCCTTAGCGCAGTTTATAGCCTTAGCGCAGTTTATAGCCTTAGCGCAGTTTATAGCCTTAGCGCAGTTTATAGCCTTAGCGCAGTTTACAGGCTTAGCGCAGTTTACAGCGTAGAGCAGGGAGCTGCCTACCCCGGACACGTCGCACACTCTGTGAACCTCGTGCAAATCGAAAATTTCTCCCACTCCGTAAACCTCCACATTTGTATATACACCTTCCCCGCAGTACCTTGAGAATGGTTGTGAAATTGTGCCCCTGAAACGGGGGATGAACCGGGAGAGCGACTACTCCCTGATGCTACTGGACATTCAGGCGGACTTCTCCGAATTCCTGATCGAAGAAAAGAACATCATCAGTGATGAAAAGCTAGTGAACCAAGAGGGGGACATATTCaatgtacagaaaaaacaatGCATACAGAAGCAGAAGAATGCGGGGCTCAtagagagagaaaaatatgtgcatGAAATTGATCATCTATGGGCCTATATGGAATGGCATTATAATTTTGAGGACGAGATAAAGGTGCAAAAGAGCATAGTGAGTGATTTAGGTAAGCTGAGGAAAGTGCCAAGACTATACGTATCCGCCCATATTATCGATGGGATTATACATGAAATGTCCAAGAATGAAAACATATGCATGTTGAAGTATACAAGCTATGAAAGCTTTTACAGTAAATATGATAATGAAATGGACAAGGTAAAGGAGCAGGGTGAGAATAACATTTACAACCGCTGTAACTACATATATGAAGTTTGCGATGTGGCAGACAAGTCACTAGTTTTTGCTAGCAGCCCTATAATCAATACAACCATAAAAAATGTCCTCAGTATTACTAAGAGTGGGAAAAAGAGAGAAGACTTTAATGAAgaacaggaggaaaaggaagatatcGTACAGGACGAAATATGGCAAATCtatttatcaaaaaaaattaaatgtatAAATGATCAGTGGCTACTAATTTGCATcaatgaagaaatgaaaaatattattgaaAACTGTGGAGATATTTATTTCAAGATTTTTAATAAGTACATAAAAGAGTATAATGATTTTTTGAAGAGCCACAACTACAACACTTCCTTCCATAAAAATGACATACATTCTTCCACCATGTTTGGGGGGCACCATGACGGACACAACATGTTTGAGATGAACAATGGTCCAAATGAAAGCTTAAATTCGGATAAGCTTAAAAAGTATCGAGTGAATTTAATTTTCTCCGGAAATAAAGATATTAACTATATCCTTTACAAATTATGCCTAGACTTGGGGAAATTTAATGACGCAGTTCTGTGcactaaaaataaaacgtacAACATTCTCCTGAACGATATTGACGGGACATTAGCCATTTGTttaaaatcttttttttccaagtacTACGGGAATTGCGCATCCATGATGAATAATGCGATGGAGGAGGAGCTAGTCAAAACTCTGTCCATTATGGGGCTGTGCAAGGAGAAACTCGTACTATCTGAGAAACCCACGATTTTTAGCAACATCGAGTTGCTATTTCAGTATTACCTGATCGTGCATAGCGAATCGTTGGAGGAGGGAATCGGACAAGATGGTACCGAAAACGAGGATGGCGTCATTTACCTAAGTAGGAGGGCTCTCTTCGGAAACCTACAGTTCTCCACGGAAGAAATATGCAGCTACCTACTGCACGTGCAAAAATACAGCACGAACAACTTGgtgtacgtaaaaaaaaggggcttTAGATACGTGAAAAGCGAAATAATATATGAATTTCTCGTTAAGATAATAGAACTCGTGAGTATCCACGACGAGCTATACACGCATCATCACATAGAGCCAGGGAGAGGAAGTAGCCCATCCTTTAAGCAGTACATGGAAAACCTGCACAAAGTGGTAAGGAAGAGGTATGGCATCACACTGAAAAGTTTAGTCAATCTTATTCATCAGAACGAGAACGAGtttgcttttttaaaaaataacaaaattcCAATGGACACGTATATCATCTTGCAACTCTGCTGGAAATGTTGCGACATTGAGAACAGGcactttgatttttttagtCTATACTACAATTACTATTTCTTTTATGAATACCTGAATAAGCATTCTGAGGAGCTTTCCTTCGAGGGAATATTTAATCATTATCTTGAATTTTTGGATGACGACAACCAAGTGAACGACACCGTGGTTTACTTCAACCTCTTTAAGTTACACAACACTATGTCCTTAAACATCCTGCGTTCCAGTGGCAAGGTCGTTATTCATTCGGATAAACTTTTCACCTTCGACATGGACATGCTCACCTATGTTAAGTACATCGACGAGATGTTCCGAAACTTTAATTCGAATTTGATGGACAAAATTATACAGGATTTTATCAAGTGTTACCAGTTTTTCCTTGACCATGGTTACGACCGGGGGGTGAAAGGTGTGAAGCTTCAGGCAGTTGCAGCCATGGACACGGTTGCTGATGGATCAGATGTCGTTGGCTCCGACACCACCGCAGCTGATATTTACAAAGACCGAGTGCTCTTCCGAAACAACAATATCCTTAACGTTAGCAACATCAAACATATCTGCAACGATAGCTGCATGTTCGAATATTTTATCGTGGTCAAGTACTACTACACAGATAACACCTTTTCCGTGCTagagaaaaaactgaaaaaatttattcactCAGTGGAGGAAGACTTCGCAAGTGCGCACATAACATCTGCCACGGATTATTCTTCCTCTGGATCTGGAACGGCGGGAAGAGAGACTTCTTACGAGATGagacaaataaataaagcaaaCTGTAAAAAGGCCCAAAGCAACTACTCCTTGAATTACAAGATTTTTAAGTACCAAACAACTTCCTTCCCACAAATACGCCTAAGAAACAACTACAACGAACTCCTATGCTCCCTTTATACCCCCCTCTCTATccacttctccatttttcacgAAAATGTAATTTACAATAAAAAGCAAAACTCCTTTCAACTCATCCCTTCCTTCTTGCTTAAGGAAAATTTGCGCAGTTGCTTAACTGCTCTCTTCACCTTCAAGAATTCCTATTTCGCCCAGGAgttttacccctttttgaATCCTCTGCTGAATAACAAGGTACCATTGTtgcttcctcccccctttcttttctaccATGCGTCGGAGGGGGATCCACATGTTAAGGATCCACATGTTAAGGATCCACATGTTAAGGATCCACATGTTAAGGATCCACATGTTAAGGATCCACATGTTAAGGATCCACATGTTA
This DNA window, taken from Plasmodium knowlesi strain H genome assembly, chromosome: 13, encodes the following:
- a CDS encoding 3'-5' exonuclease, putative, which gives rise to MYLYHSNKCAIKKGIPLFRNVVSICFLRKAQNGDLVKRRKLFCNTKFISTISEERKTGCEQANRDQPSTPFGSYNEKSSYKDIKIVENEKEGNDAAEEINRNDIIAVDFEGTNLGKYGKVCIMQVYTEERTPGGVHPKSECLSREKYYIFDLLKMSVIKSVKKIIENKKTLKLVHDCREDSSALYNQLGIKFENVYDTSRAHMLLMEKNRNSDIYQVSFLQLLNDYLGIKDDCLSSIKKEMYKNEKIWEVRPLSKMSIIYALKNVKYLFPLYRIFDNMLSKKIVLEKSKDFVNYCFMNSRYKLPVDLAKRGNVVQAMLVSKSMLNCVFKLNSTRKGIACTPSSVAQFRDVKVGDVVLCVISNKSIDQKILYLCKHDDVYDYWNLKERPRGKFKPSIHENATDPMIQFCDEEESA